In Paenibacillus sp. 1781tsa1, one DNA window encodes the following:
- a CDS encoding response regulator transcription factor, with product MYILKKILVIDDEIAIRDLIELVLRRENYDVQTAEDGKTGLRLLDSFQPDIVVLDLMLPDCSGYDLCKEITGKRAIPVIMLSAKNEVIDKVLGLELGAEDYMTKPFDNRELLARIKVILRRNESKEESSEGTEVTSTRIIHEELTFDLESRRVLKNDVPVSLTAKEFKILETLLKRPEKIFTRDELLQIGWGYDFMGDSRSVDMTIMRLRKKLEDNADEPKYVRTIYGFGYQLGGGEA from the coding sequence GTGTACATTTTGAAGAAAATCTTAGTCATTGATGATGAAATCGCTATTCGAGATTTAATTGAGCTGGTGCTAAGGCGAGAAAACTATGATGTGCAGACCGCAGAGGACGGCAAAACGGGCCTGAGGCTGCTCGACTCTTTTCAACCCGATATAGTGGTACTTGATCTGATGCTGCCAGATTGCTCCGGATATGACTTGTGCAAGGAAATTACCGGAAAACGCGCCATTCCTGTGATTATGCTCTCAGCCAAAAATGAGGTAATCGACAAGGTGCTTGGACTAGAACTAGGCGCGGAAGATTATATGACCAAACCCTTTGATAATCGTGAATTGCTCGCTCGCATCAAGGTGATTCTGAGAAGAAACGAGAGCAAGGAGGAATCAAGCGAAGGAACAGAGGTGACATCTACACGCATCATTCATGAAGAGTTGACATTTGACCTGGAAAGCCGAAGAGTGCTGAAAAACGATGTACCTGTGTCTTTAACGGCCAAAGAGTTTAAAATTCTGGAAACGTTACTCAAAAGGCCAGAAAAAATCTTTACCCGGGATGAATTGCTGCAGATTGGGTGGGGATATGACTTTATGGGAGACAGTCGCAGTGTGGATATGACCATCATGCGATTACGGAAGAAGCTCGAGGATAACGCGGATGAACCGAAGTATGTCAGGACGATCTATGGATTTGGCTATCAACTTGGAGGTGGCGAGGCCTGA
- a CDS encoding HAMP domain-containing sensor histidine kinase, producing the protein MNKAIDYYSFVTIEKQMMEKADLSELSFREVLAQHRSSSGEPQTEEIVRLALEKLKASGKEVRIYDSSKQLLGLAVDGIIINDGKPLIFDKNIEKALSGSYAYTVTEDHLLYFATPIQDQFYENAYVYEFVEDISYFYAIMDQIRYILFAGAGGFIVLITLASLWIARNTTKPIKILLGAAQSFSRQEFRRVHLKRKDELGMLADGLDSMGRQLHDYIQYQKQFVSNVSHELKTPLAAIRGFSQYLVEGETENKELQKIYAHLLQESDRLTRLINELLLLSRFDKAGSNNLEVEKTEMNELIQQVAMNMGAKAKDKGIEIRVSQAEQEPEDEGTTRVQANVNPMLMSHAIANLVDNAIKYSGSPSLIELKLEHTPSEVVIRIRDQGIGIAGDELERVQERFYRAKNASTANGSGLGLSICKEIVERFNGYIDIESQLGKGTTVTIVLPRA; encoded by the coding sequence GTGAACAAAGCCATTGATTACTACAGCTTCGTTACCATTGAGAAACAGATGATGGAGAAGGCAGATCTGTCCGAGTTGTCCTTCCGTGAGGTGCTGGCTCAGCATAGGTCATCGTCAGGAGAGCCGCAGACGGAGGAAATCGTCAGACTTGCGCTGGAGAAGCTGAAAGCTTCAGGCAAGGAAGTACGTATCTATGACAGCTCCAAGCAATTGCTGGGCTTGGCTGTGGATGGCATCATCATTAATGATGGCAAACCGCTTATTTTTGACAAAAATATTGAGAAAGCACTAAGCGGCAGTTATGCCTACACCGTCACGGAAGATCATCTGCTTTATTTTGCGACGCCCATTCAGGATCAATTCTACGAAAACGCTTATGTGTATGAGTTCGTGGAGGACATTTCCTACTTTTATGCCATCATGGATCAAATACGTTATATCCTGTTTGCAGGTGCAGGCGGTTTCATTGTACTGATTACGTTAGCCAGTCTATGGATTGCACGCAATACAACCAAGCCGATTAAGATACTACTTGGCGCTGCGCAAAGTTTCTCCAGACAGGAGTTTCGGAGAGTTCATCTAAAACGGAAGGATGAGCTGGGCATGCTGGCAGATGGGCTGGATTCCATGGGGCGACAGCTTCATGATTACATTCAGTACCAGAAACAATTTGTCTCCAACGTATCTCACGAGTTAAAAACACCCTTGGCAGCCATTCGTGGTTTCTCTCAATACTTGGTTGAAGGGGAGACTGAGAACAAGGAGCTGCAAAAAATCTATGCTCATCTGTTGCAGGAATCGGATCGGCTCACCCGCTTAATTAATGAACTGTTATTACTATCCCGATTCGATAAGGCTGGTTCTAATAATTTGGAAGTCGAAAAGACGGAAATGAACGAACTGATTCAGCAAGTTGCAATGAATATGGGAGCCAAGGCTAAGGATAAAGGGATCGAGATCAGAGTTAGTCAGGCGGAGCAAGAACCGGAAGATGAGGGTACGACAAGAGTGCAAGCCAACGTGAATCCAATGCTGATGTCCCATGCGATCGCTAATCTTGTGGACAATGCCATCAAATATTCAGGCAGTCCATCGCTGATCGAATTGAAATTGGAACATACGCCAAGCGAAGTAGTTATACGGATACGTGATCAAGGCATAGGCATCGCGGGCGATGAGCTGGAGCGAGTTCAGGAACGCTTTTACCGGGCGAAAAATGCAAGTACAGCAAATGGTTCGGGTCTTGGACTTTCCATTTGCAAAGAGATTGTAGAGCGGTTTAATGGATATATCGACATCGAAAGTCAACTGGGAAAAGGGACGACCGTTACAATTGTTTTGCCCCGAGCGTAG
- a CDS encoding TetR/AcrR family transcriptional regulator: MEHTENKKIRKGSSDKRAKIITAARDLFLSDGFERSSVDAIAAKAGVSKRTVYDYYGDKQNLLLTVVEDSSSAVLDMIEQGISDHLSEFTDLKQALILFCEQIVASANGSSDYMALIRLVMVEAANLPDSFLEKLDKATEEGLTRRFTAFGQDGLLDVPDPEMATKHFTALTFLLVFNQPGQTGTLGAEQTKRIITEGVRVFLCAYAPRGV, encoded by the coding sequence ATGGAACATACGGAAAACAAGAAAATCCGAAAGGGCTCTTCTGACAAACGAGCTAAAATTATTACAGCAGCAAGAGATCTATTTCTTTCAGATGGTTTTGAGCGTTCCAGTGTCGATGCGATCGCAGCAAAAGCAGGTGTTTCCAAACGGACCGTTTATGATTATTATGGTGACAAACAGAACCTGTTGCTTACCGTTGTGGAAGATTCCAGTTCTGCGGTTCTTGACATGATTGAGCAAGGGATTTCAGACCACCTCTCGGAATTCACAGATCTGAAACAGGCACTCATCTTGTTTTGCGAGCAAATTGTAGCTTCTGCGAACGGCTCATCCGACTATATGGCTTTGATCCGTCTGGTAATGGTGGAAGCTGCCAACCTGCCAGACTCATTTTTGGAAAAGCTGGATAAGGCAACTGAAGAAGGGCTCACCAGGAGATTTACAGCGTTTGGTCAAGACGGATTGCTCGATGTTCCCGATCCTGAAATGGCTACGAAACATTTCACTGCATTAACGTTTTTATTGGTCTTTAATCAACCTGGACAAACAGGAACATTGGGGGCGGAACAAACCAAACGTATCATCACTGAAGGGGTACGTGTCTTTCTTTGCGCATATGCACCCCGTGGCGTTTAA
- a CDS encoding GlsB/YeaQ/YmgE family stress response membrane protein has protein sequence MDLLWVLIVGGLIGWLSGNLIGRDVPGGVLGNVIAGFIGSWLGTELLGPRGPVIGGFHIIPAIVGSIIALLIFFALARGGAFRRR, from the coding sequence ATGGATCTGCTCTGGGTACTCATTGTTGGTGGACTTATTGGTTGGTTAAGCGGCAACTTGATTGGGCGAGATGTACCGGGCGGTGTACTTGGGAACGTTATTGCGGGTTTTATCGGTTCCTGGTTAGGAACGGAATTGCTGGGACCAAGGGGACCGGTGATTGGCGGATTTCACATTATTCCAGCCATCGTTGGCTCCATTATTGCCCTGCTCATCTTCTTCGCTCTCGCACGCGGCGGGGCCTTCCGAAGACGTTAA
- a CDS encoding fructose-1,6-bisphosphatase, translated as MDEQFLDLLAEKYDTEEKIVTEIINLEAISNLPKGTEHFVSDLHGEFQAFQHVLRNGSGTVREKIKELFREAWTDQEINDFAALVYYPEEKIQLVIGELSNKQALNQWYRRTIEHMLKLISYASSKYTRSKLRKALPEQYVYIVEELLYKTDSTNNKDPYYEEIYRQIISLGQADKLIIGLAYTTQRLVVDHLHVVGDIYDRGPDPDKIMDTLINYHSVDIQWGNHDVLWIGAYAGSLVCLANIIRICARYDNLDIIEDVYGINLRPLLNLAEKYYEDNLPFRPKLQAGHNVSEQEILQITKIHQAIAMIQFKLEIPIIKRRPYFNMSERLLLEKIDYDNNEINICGKTYPLENTCFSTVNPQKPEQLLEEERQVMEKLLFSVQHSEKLARHMNFLMKKGSLYLKYNGNLLIHGCIPLDEEGNMEEMQIEDKTYAGRQLLDVFEDHLRYAFAHPEETEDLATDMVWYIWTGECSSLFGKREMTTFERYFIQDKEAHKENKNPYYHLRENEEVCRKIMQEFDLNPDHGHVINGHTPVKEIRGESPVKANGKMIVIDGGFSKAYQSTTGIAGYTLLFNSFGMQLVAHQKFNSKEDVLCNGTDVLSVKRLVDKELERKLVKETNVGEKLLQKISNLKDLLEYHYMN; from the coding sequence TTGGATGAGCAGTTTCTAGATTTATTGGCCGAAAAATATGATACGGAAGAAAAGATTGTAACCGAGATCATCAACCTTGAAGCGATCTCCAATCTCCCGAAGGGAACCGAGCATTTTGTCAGCGATTTGCATGGGGAGTTCCAGGCATTTCAGCATGTACTAAGAAACGGTTCGGGTACCGTCAGAGAGAAAATCAAAGAATTATTCCGGGAAGCTTGGACAGATCAAGAAATCAATGATTTTGCGGCATTGGTTTATTATCCGGAAGAAAAAATACAGCTGGTTATAGGTGAACTGAGCAATAAACAGGCTCTGAACCAGTGGTATAGACGAACGATTGAACACATGCTTAAGCTTATCTCTTATGCCTCTTCCAAGTATACGCGCTCGAAATTGCGTAAAGCTCTGCCGGAGCAATATGTATATATTGTAGAAGAGCTTCTATACAAGACGGATTCGACCAACAATAAGGACCCTTATTACGAGGAAATATATCGACAAATTATATCCTTGGGCCAGGCGGACAAGCTCATCATCGGCCTTGCTTATACGACCCAGCGCCTGGTAGTTGACCATCTTCATGTGGTTGGAGATATCTATGACCGGGGGCCGGACCCTGATAAAATTATGGACACGCTAATCAACTACCATTCTGTAGATATTCAGTGGGGGAACCATGATGTCCTCTGGATCGGTGCATATGCGGGTTCTCTGGTCTGCCTTGCGAATATTATCCGGATCTGCGCCAGGTACGACAATCTGGACATCATTGAAGATGTGTACGGAATCAATCTGCGCCCACTGCTAAATCTGGCGGAGAAATATTACGAAGACAATCTGCCCTTTAGACCTAAACTGCAAGCTGGCCATAACGTATCGGAGCAGGAAATTCTGCAGATCACCAAAATTCACCAGGCCATTGCAATGATCCAGTTTAAACTGGAAATCCCGATTATCAAGAGACGTCCGTACTTTAATATGTCTGAGAGGCTTTTGCTGGAGAAGATTGATTACGACAACAATGAAATCAATATCTGCGGAAAAACGTACCCGCTGGAAAACACCTGTTTCAGCACTGTAAATCCGCAAAAGCCTGAACAATTGCTGGAGGAAGAACGTCAGGTGATGGAAAAGCTCCTGTTCTCCGTTCAGCATTCCGAAAAGCTGGCCAGACATATGAACTTTCTTATGAAGAAGGGTAGTCTTTATTTAAAATACAACGGGAATTTGTTAATCCACGGCTGTATTCCTTTGGACGAAGAAGGAAATATGGAAGAAATGCAGATTGAAGACAAGACGTATGCGGGCCGTCAATTGCTTGATGTTTTTGAAGATCATTTACGCTACGCCTTTGCGCATCCGGAAGAGACAGAAGATCTGGCGACGGATATGGTATGGTACATCTGGACAGGGGAATGTTCCTCGCTCTTTGGAAAGAGAGAAATGACTACTTTTGAACGGTATTTTATCCAGGATAAAGAAGCACATAAAGAGAACAAGAATCCATACTACCATTTACGTGAGAATGAAGAGGTCTGTCGAAAAATCATGCAAGAGTTTGATTTGAATCCGGATCATGGACATGTCATTAACGGCCACACACCAGTCAAAGAAATTCGCGGAGAGAGCCCTGTTAAAGCAAACGGTAAAATGATCGTGATTGACGGCGGTTTTTCCAAAGCCTATCAATCCACAACGGGCATTGCCGGATATACGTTGCTGTTTAATTCCTTTGGCATGCAGCTCGTCGCCCATCAGAAATTCAATTCAAAAGAAGATGTGTTATGCAACGGAACGGACGTATTGTCTGTAAAAAGACTGGTGGATAAAGAACTGGAACGAAAACTCGTGAAGGAAACCAATGTTGGAGAGAAGCTGCTGCAGAAAATCTCAAATTTGAAGGACCTTCTGGAATATCACTATATGAATTAA
- a CDS encoding FAD-dependent monooxygenase encodes MNTMRSFVDVLIVGAGPTGLTLACDLARRNVAHRIIERSTLYNVASRAKGIQPRSLEVVDDLEAVHHIIDTGVMDLPVRYYTADGRSVDKPSITVAASVELATPYRDPVWIAQFDVEKALRDRYAELGGQVELGMEAVGLVQDVDGVTVTVNSPQGEEHIRARYVVGADGGKSNIRKFIHLPLVGETHDHERWYLGDVRLEGLDRDRIYIWTSSEGMVGVTPLPKSDIWQLQATIPADHEEPEQPSLETYQAMFDRRAGAGRVRLTDASWLSIYRVNVRMVERYRKDRVFLAGDAAHVHSPAGGQGMNTGIQDAYNLGWKLAAVIRGADTSLLDTYDEERRPVAQAVLEDSTKKMGVVVATATESGELSQSLSTISDDLTSGLLISYRSSSLIRPSPLTHVTSPSPGDRAPNATGLKGTGFAGSIFDLLRGPHWTLLAFANCVDCIVPSLNNFTNDELHVHYILPSNEDGTEGLIDTVGNAYRIYDVASKELVLIRPDGYIALRTSLDDTALISNYLNSIYRVN; translated from the coding sequence ATGAATACCATGCGGTCTTTTGTTGATGTTCTTATTGTCGGGGCCGGTCCCACGGGGCTTACACTTGCCTGCGATCTTGCCCGTCGAAACGTCGCCCATCGTATTATTGAACGAAGCACCTTATACAACGTTGCTTCTCGTGCTAAAGGAATCCAGCCTCGCTCGCTTGAAGTCGTCGATGATTTGGAGGCCGTTCATCACATTATTGACACGGGTGTTATGGATTTGCCTGTTCGTTATTATACCGCAGATGGCAGGAGTGTGGATAAGCCGTCTATTACCGTGGCAGCCAGCGTCGAACTCGCAACCCCCTATCGTGATCCAGTCTGGATTGCTCAATTTGATGTGGAAAAAGCATTGCGCGACCGATATGCAGAGCTTGGTGGGCAAGTTGAGTTGGGCATGGAAGCTGTAGGGCTTGTTCAGGATGTGGATGGTGTAACGGTAACCGTGAATTCACCACAAGGAGAAGAGCACATTCGCGCTCGTTATGTCGTCGGCGCTGACGGGGGGAAAAGCAATATTCGCAAATTTATTCACTTACCGCTGGTTGGAGAAACACACGATCATGAGCGATGGTATCTTGGCGATGTACGATTGGAAGGATTAGACCGTGACCGTATCTATATCTGGACATCTTCGGAGGGGATGGTCGGAGTGACGCCGCTGCCGAAATCCGATATTTGGCAACTGCAGGCTACCATTCCAGCAGACCACGAAGAACCAGAGCAGCCGTCGCTAGAGACATATCAAGCCATGTTTGACCGGCGCGCCGGGGCTGGACGTGTTCGACTCACAGATGCTTCCTGGCTGTCCATCTACCGGGTCAACGTTCGAATGGTAGAACGTTATCGTAAAGACCGCGTTTTCCTTGCTGGCGATGCTGCCCATGTTCATTCACCTGCAGGCGGTCAAGGTATGAATACCGGCATACAGGACGCGTACAACTTAGGCTGGAAGCTCGCTGCTGTCATTCGCGGAGCGGATACCTCCTTACTCGACACGTACGATGAAGAGCGCCGTCCTGTGGCTCAAGCCGTGCTTGAGGACAGCACGAAGAAGATGGGAGTGGTCGTTGCAACGGCGACAGAAAGCGGAGAGTTGTCCCAATCTTTGAGCACCATATCCGACGATCTGACGAGTGGGCTTCTCATTTCCTATCGGTCAAGTTCTCTTATCCGTCCGTCTCCTCTAACCCATGTTACCTCTCCCTCTCCTGGGGATCGTGCTCCTAATGCTACGGGCCTGAAAGGCACCGGGTTTGCAGGAAGTATCTTTGACCTATTGCGCGGCCCACACTGGACGCTTTTGGCTTTTGCAAACTGCGTTGATTGTATTGTTCCTTCCTTGAATAACTTCACCAACGATGAACTCCATGTGCATTATATCCTGCCATCGAACGAAGATGGGACGGAAGGCTTAATAGACACAGTAGGGAATGCCTATCGAATATACGATGTAGCAAGCAAAGAACTCGTCTTGATTCGTCCTGACGGTTACATCGCACTGCGTACCTCTCTGGATGATACCGCATTAATTTCGAATTACTTGAATTCCATCTATCGCGTAAACTGA
- a CDS encoding MFS transporter, whose product MPNKQNNKFVPSSVALIILGIIVIAANLRTPLTSVGPLVGFIRDDVHISNTLAGLITTVPLLAFALLSPLVPKLGRRYGVERIILLALILLTVGIVIRSLSGAVNLFIGTAVLGFAIAVCNVLLPSIIKRDFPNKIGSMTGIYSISMNLSGAIASGISVPLAINGGLKWQGALAVWGILSFVSILCWLPQLRNQTNQTAKTSQQMASNDVNVWRSPLAWQVTIFMGIQSMIFYVLIAWLPEILKQQGIESNQSGWYLSIMQLAMLPFTFIVPVVAGRMSNQRLLVVITTILLLTGTLGLLYGSSNIILLWIIILGIGGGFAFSLAMMFFGLRTENAHQAAELSGMAQSIGYLLAAIGPALIGYLHDATNSWNLPLFILLGASILLFLVGIGAANNRFVGSQNSYEMSRKG is encoded by the coding sequence ATGCCGAATAAACAAAATAATAAATTCGTGCCATCCTCTGTAGCGCTGATCATTCTCGGCATTATTGTTATTGCAGCTAATTTACGTACTCCCTTAACCTCAGTTGGTCCTTTAGTGGGATTTATAAGGGATGACGTTCATATTTCAAATACATTAGCAGGTCTGATCACAACGGTACCTTTGCTTGCCTTTGCTTTATTATCACCTCTCGTACCAAAGTTAGGACGAAGATATGGGGTTGAGCGTATCATTTTGCTTGCCTTAATCTTGCTGACTGTTGGTATTGTAATACGATCTTTATCTGGCGCAGTTAATCTGTTTATTGGGACAGCAGTTCTTGGATTCGCAATTGCCGTTTGTAATGTATTATTGCCCAGCATAATTAAACGGGATTTCCCTAATAAAATTGGCTCCATGACAGGAATTTACTCCATTTCAATGAATTTATCTGGGGCAATCGCTTCGGGAATCAGTGTACCGCTAGCCATAAACGGAGGGCTAAAATGGCAGGGAGCACTGGCGGTATGGGGGATACTAAGCTTTGTATCGATCCTGTGTTGGTTACCCCAATTAAGAAATCAAACGAACCAAACAGCCAAGACGAGTCAACAGATGGCCAGCAACGATGTGAATGTCTGGCGATCCCCGCTTGCCTGGCAAGTAACGATCTTTATGGGGATACAGTCCATGATTTTCTATGTGTTGATCGCATGGTTGCCCGAAATTTTAAAGCAGCAAGGAATTGAATCCAACCAATCAGGCTGGTACCTCTCGATCATGCAGTTAGCTATGCTTCCATTTACCTTTATTGTGCCTGTGGTTGCTGGGCGTATGTCTAATCAACGTTTGTTAGTAGTCATCACAACCATTTTGCTTTTGACGGGGACGCTCGGACTTCTTTACGGCAGTTCCAATATCATTCTTTTGTGGATCATCATACTCGGAATTGGTGGAGGCTTCGCCTTTAGTTTGGCCATGATGTTTTTCGGGTTACGCACTGAAAATGCGCATCAAGCAGCGGAACTATCTGGTATGGCCCAATCGATCGGATATCTTCTTGCCGCAATTGGTCCAGCTCTTATAGGATATCTGCATGATGCAACAAATAGCTGGAACCTGCCACTTTTCATTCTTCTAGGGGCTTCGATCTTACTCTTTTTAGTGGGTATAGGAGCTGCAAACAACCGCTTTGTGGGTAGTCAAAATAGTTACGAAATGTCACGGAAAGGATGA
- a CDS encoding universal stress protein, which yields MFDKIMVAIDKGEITNKLLDATVEIAQNKQAQVTLVHVSQSYVPIGMTFLPENFLEDIMNEMEKASLEQLHQAKSKLKSAGINPETVHLKGDPGHEILNYARDTEQQLIIIGSRGLRGIKEMMLGSVSHKVSQLSSCPVLIVH from the coding sequence ATGTTTGACAAAATTATGGTGGCCATTGATAAAGGTGAAATAACGAACAAACTCCTTGATGCAACCGTTGAAATAGCACAAAATAAACAAGCTCAAGTTACCTTGGTTCATGTTAGCCAGAGTTATGTGCCGATCGGCATGACGTTTTTACCAGAGAATTTTCTGGAAGACATAATGAACGAAATGGAGAAAGCGAGTTTGGAACAGTTGCATCAAGCCAAATCTAAATTAAAATCTGCGGGAATTAACCCGGAAACTGTTCATCTTAAGGGAGATCCTGGGCATGAAATATTGAATTATGCAAGGGATACGGAGCAGCAACTTATTATTATCGGGAGCCGTGGGCTAAGAGGCATAAAAGAAATGATGCTTGGAAGTGTTAGCCACAAGGTTTCACAGTTATCAAGTTGCCCAGTCCTCATTGTTCATTAA
- a CDS encoding D-isomer specific 2-hydroxyacid dehydrogenase family protein has translation MKILIVGYFSETSKSNIVRCFPQDWNVVIVPPGNEMLHHIEDCHVIIPEHIKVDHSLLSVAKKLKLVQTGAGYDNVDVPACTQLGIWVANAAGVNAQAVAEHVMALILSYYKNISFLDTFMKNKMDEHQLDYTGSELKGKTMGIIGLGAIGKKVAAFCRVFDMNVLAYARNATAQSDDLVKMVDFDTLVSTSDIVSVHVPLNQQTKQLINKATFKKMKNTSLFINTARGGIVNEKDLMDALKNGDISGACLDVFESEPLPIDSDLRNLGNVILTPHTAGMPDGRKYHKTRYDFFIKNIKRVENGEEPESKLNQLPCPPSTDNLM, from the coding sequence ATGAAGATTCTCATCGTTGGCTATTTTAGCGAGACCTCAAAATCAAATATTGTAAGGTGTTTTCCACAAGACTGGAACGTTGTAATTGTCCCGCCCGGAAACGAAATGCTGCATCATATTGAAGATTGCCATGTAATCATCCCTGAACATATTAAAGTGGATCACAGCCTGCTTTCTGTCGCAAAAAAATTGAAATTGGTACAGACGGGTGCAGGATATGATAATGTGGATGTCCCTGCCTGTACACAGCTCGGCATTTGGGTGGCCAATGCTGCAGGAGTGAATGCACAGGCAGTGGCCGAGCACGTAATGGCACTGATATTGTCTTATTATAAAAACATATCGTTTCTGGATACTTTCATGAAAAACAAGATGGATGAACATCAATTGGACTATACAGGAAGTGAATTAAAAGGCAAAACGATGGGGATTATCGGTTTGGGCGCTATCGGAAAAAAAGTAGCTGCGTTTTGCAGGGTCTTTGATATGAATGTGCTGGCTTATGCGAGAAATGCCACTGCACAATCGGATGATTTGGTGAAAATGGTGGATTTTGATACGCTTGTAAGCACATCGGACATCGTCAGTGTACATGTACCCTTGAATCAACAAACCAAACAGCTGATCAACAAAGCGACATTCAAAAAAATGAAGAATACATCTCTTTTTATCAATACAGCCCGCGGCGGGATTGTCAACGAAAAGGACTTAATGGATGCATTAAAAAACGGGGATATTTCAGGTGCATGCCTGGATGTGTTTGAATCTGAACCGCTTCCTATTGACAGTGATCTCCGGAATCTGGGTAATGTGATCCTTACTCCCCATACAGCGGGAATGCCTGATGGTCGGAAATATCATAAAACAAGATATGATTTTTTTATAAAGAATATAAAACGTGTAGAAAATGGTGAAGAGCCTGAAAGCAAGCTCAATCAGTTACCTTGCCCTCCCTCCACGGATAATCTAATGTAA
- a CDS encoding helix-turn-helix domain-containing protein — translation MDEIDESKQIVLQIGGALKKYRKEKNMTLDDLSELTGVSKLTLGNIERGETNPTLAIIWKISKGISLPLLALFTAEKPVSLYRAGEGLRFSNDEKNWIIEPVFKSNDIEMCRAYLQPNSSYYPEGHHVNTTEIATVMTGSIELQVNGEIHTLNQYDTISFRADYPHAYTNHTNSETVLHISLKYGF, via the coding sequence ATGGATGAAATAGATGAATCAAAACAAATTGTATTACAAATCGGCGGTGCATTGAAAAAGTACAGAAAAGAAAAAAACATGACCTTAGACGACTTATCAGAATTAACAGGCGTAAGCAAACTTACACTGGGAAATATCGAACGTGGCGAGACAAATCCAACTTTGGCCATTATATGGAAAATATCAAAAGGAATATCGTTACCGCTATTGGCTTTGTTCACAGCAGAGAAACCTGTTAGTTTGTATCGGGCAGGCGAGGGACTGCGGTTTTCTAATGATGAAAAAAATTGGATCATTGAACCCGTTTTTAAAAGCAATGATATTGAAATGTGCCGGGCTTATTTACAGCCAAATAGCTCATATTACCCTGAAGGTCATCATGTGAACACAACTGAAATTGCGACAGTAATGACTGGTTCCATTGAGTTACAAGTCAATGGAGAGATTCACACATTGAATCAATATGATACGATCAGTTTTCGTGCAGATTACCCTCACGCCTATACCAATCATACAAATAGCGAAACAGTGCTTCATATATCCTTAAAGTATGGTTTCTAA